One part of the Alosa alosa isolate M-15738 ecotype Scorff River chromosome 4, AALO_Geno_1.1, whole genome shotgun sequence genome encodes these proteins:
- the wdr41 gene encoding WD repeat-containing protein 41, giving the protein MLRWILGGREAQGVVEKNSVLFSGEEQPKNCFTELQVLKGHFDIVRYVVQIDDIRFASAGDDGLVLVWNVETGERLLELRGHTQQITALVTYTITQEEVTHTFLITASSDRSVSLWDPDTGNRVQTVSDLQSSIKCLLVLEWHNMWLSGGNDLCVWNRGFQLLSQTEQHSDTGVTAMVELPRNYVAAAVDREIIIYELKVSSTGSDVSITAFRHLANHQDSIRALINVSDKLFASGSHIGELIIWDSIEWTIHADEEIVLEEFHYDGPEIRLGSQKQSDMSIQHLVSDGELVVVAVGSGLYVYDIQKKCVVAYRKVAHDSDILHTKLLSPSKLISCSEDGNVKIWELQDLPLAAEPASAGFFGMWSFGRSNKQGPSPKKALEDPGLKTLEFMGDLIGHSGAVQMFLNFGQKGLVTCSSDHLLIIWRDGEMQSHLRSLELFQKLEDNQGLY; this is encoded by the coding sequence ATGTTGCGATGGATTCTTGGTGGTCGTGAAGCACAGGGTGTAGTGGAGAAAAACTCCGTGCTGTTCAGTGGGGAGGAACAACCCAAAAACTGTTTCACGGAGCTGCAGGTCTTGAAAGGACACTTTGATATTGTTAGATATGTGGTGCAAATTGATGATATCAGATTTGCATCTGCCGGAGATGATGGTCTGGTGTTGGTGTGGAATGTGGAGACAGGAGAGCGACTGCTAGAGCTGAGAGGACACACTCAGCAAATCACTGCACTGGTGACATACACTATCACCCAAGAGgaagtaacacacacatttcttatcACAGCCTCGTCTGACCGATCAGTCAGTCTTTGGGATCCAGACACTGGAAATCGTGTTCAGACAGTATCTGACCTACAGTCTTCAATCAAGTGCCTCTTAGTGCTGGAGTGGCACAACATGTGGCTTTCTGGAGGAAATGACTTGTGTGTTTGGAATAGAGGTTTCCAGCTGCTTAGCCAGACTGAACAACACAGCGACACAGGAGTCACTGCCATGGTGGAGCTTCCCAGGAACTATGTAGCAGCTGCAGTGGACAGGGAGATAATCATTTATGAACTCAAGGTTTCATCCACGGGGTCAGATGTGTCCATCACAGCATTCCGACACTTGGCCAACCATCAGGACAGCATCAGAGCCCTCATCAATGTTAGTGATAAGTTATTTGCTAGTGGCTCTCATATTGGTGAACTCATCATATGGGATTCTATTGAATGGACCATTCATGCTGATGAAGAGATTGTTTTAGAGGAATTTCATTATGATGGGCCAGAGATCAGGCTGGGGTCTCAGAAACAGAGTGACATGTCCATCCAGCATCTTGTGTCTGATGGAGAGCTTGTTGTTGTAGCAGTGGGTAGCGGACTATATGTTTATGATATCCAAAAAAAGTGTGTAGTGGCATACAGAAAGGTGGCCCATGATTCTGACATCTTGCACACTAAGCTGCTGTCTCCAAGTAAGCTAATATCATGCTCTGAAGATGGAAATGTAAAGATATGGGAACTTCAAGACCTCCCACTCGCCGCAGAGCCTGCCTCAGCAGGCTTCTTTGGAATGTGGTCCTTCGGGCGGTCCAACAAGCAAGGTCCATCTCCGAAAAAGGCTCTGGAAGACCCAGGCCTCAAGACCCTGGAGTTCATGGGTGATTTAATTGGCCATTCTGGAGCTGTGCAGATGTTTCTGAACTTTGGCCAGAAAGGCTTGGTGACATGCTCCTCTGACCACCTGCTGATCATTTGGAGGGATGGGGAGATGCAGTCCCACTTGCGTAGTCTGGAGCTATTCCAGAAACTTGAAGATAATCAGGGTCTGTATTAA
- the dnajc5aa gene encoding dnaJ (Hsp40) homolog, subfamily C, member 5aa, whose translation MAEQQRQRSLSTSGETLYHILGVDKLATPDDIKKSYRKLALKYHPDKNPDNPEASDKFKEINSAHAILTDATKRNIYDKYGSLGLYVAEQFGEENVNTYFVLSSWWAKALFVLCGVATGCYFCCCLCCCCNCCCGKCKPRPPEGQDPEFYVSPEDLEAQLQSDEREAGGGEPIVMQPSATETTQLTSDGHHATYRTDTGFN comes from the exons ATGGCTGAGCAGCAGCGACAGcgctccctctccacctctggaGAAACACTTTACCACATCTTGGGCGTCGACAAGTTGGCTACACCCGACGACATCAAGAAATCTTACAG GAAGCTGGCGCTGAAGTACCATCCCGACAAGAACCCAGACAACCCTGAGGCATCAGATAAATTTAAGGAGATTAACAGCGCCCATGCTATCCTGACCGACGCCACCAAGCGCAACATCTATGATAAGTACGGCTCTCTGGGGCTCTACGTGGCCGAGCAGTTTGGGGAGGAGAACGTCAACACCTACTTCGTCCTGTCCAGCTGGTGGGCCAAG GCCTTGTTTGTGCTCTGCGGAGTGGCCACAGGCTGCTATTTCTGCTGCtgcctgtgctgctgctgtaacTGCTGTTGCGGGAAGTGTAAACCCAGACCCCCTGAGGGCCAGGACCCTGAGTTCTACGTCTCTCCCGAAGACCTGGAGGCTCAGCTGCAATCAGATGAGCGAG AGGCTGGCGGCGGTGAGCCCATCGTGATGCAGCCCTCAGCCACAGAGACCACCCAGCTGACGTCCGACGGTCACCACGCCACCTACCGGACCGACACCGGATTTAACTAA